A single genomic interval of Spirosoma linguale DSM 74 harbors:
- a CDS encoding glycosyl transferase group 1 (PFAM: glycosyl transferase group 1~KEGG: gbm:Gbem_2565 glycosyl transferase group 1): MRVTLLSTYQSFGGAAVAATRLHRALQKYPASLATQPIGSVESTMLIGTPNRLDTHKPAPGVSFLANNFLAEQTAFGRFVAERLAFLPYERDPSVRFQFSPARFGAGLTFHPAIQQTDVIHLHWINFGFMSLNGLRALIDLGKPIVWTLHDQWAFTGGCHYTHGCPNFQTHCHHCPYLKKPGAQDLSYQIFEKKLRLFTDSNIHFVSPSRWLADEGRSSTLLGNLPFTVIPNTVDQTLYRPLDRAEAANRFDLPDTGKPRLLFGSANITDTRKGFRYFAEALTLLHQQHPALTPEVLVFGKGRSYLLNELPYPVRHLGLLTTEDDIAAAYNAADALVVPSLEDNLPNTVVEAMACGTPVVGFRTGGIPEMIDHETNGYLADVGSAQQLADGLAFILTHSGPNTLRQSARQSAEARFSEDVVARQHVELYSQLVKLGARSEE, translated from the coding sequence GTGAGAGTTACCCTGCTTAGCACCTACCAGTCGTTTGGGGGTGCTGCGGTAGCGGCAACCCGGCTGCATCGCGCGTTGCAGAAATACCCGGCGTCGTTGGCAACGCAGCCAATTGGATCGGTAGAAAGCACAATGCTGATTGGCACACCCAATCGGCTGGATACGCACAAACCCGCCCCCGGTGTTTCTTTTTTAGCGAATAACTTTCTGGCCGAACAAACCGCTTTTGGCCGGTTTGTAGCCGAGCGACTGGCTTTCCTACCTTACGAGCGAGACCCCTCCGTTCGGTTTCAGTTTTCGCCCGCCCGTTTCGGTGCCGGGCTAACTTTTCACCCGGCTATTCAGCAAACCGACGTCATTCATTTGCACTGGATCAACTTCGGGTTTATGTCGCTTAACGGGCTTCGGGCGCTGATTGATCTGGGCAAACCCATTGTCTGGACACTGCACGACCAGTGGGCTTTTACAGGTGGCTGTCATTACACGCACGGTTGCCCTAATTTTCAAACCCACTGCCACCACTGCCCCTACCTGAAAAAGCCGGGGGCGCAGGATTTATCCTACCAAATCTTCGAAAAGAAGTTGCGATTGTTTACGGATTCCAACATTCACTTCGTTTCGCCAAGTCGCTGGCTGGCCGATGAAGGACGAAGCAGCACCTTGTTGGGCAACCTTCCGTTTACCGTCATTCCGAACACTGTCGACCAAACCTTGTATCGACCCCTCGACCGGGCAGAGGCCGCCAATCGATTCGACTTACCCGATACTGGCAAGCCACGCCTGTTGTTCGGAAGCGCGAACATAACCGACACCCGCAAAGGCTTCCGCTATTTTGCCGAAGCCCTCACGCTCCTTCATCAGCAACACCCCGCCCTGACGCCCGAAGTTCTGGTTTTCGGAAAGGGTCGTTCATATTTGCTGAACGAACTCCCCTACCCGGTGCGGCATCTGGGTTTGCTGACAACCGAAGACGACATTGCAGCCGCCTATAATGCCGCCGATGCGCTGGTTGTCCCTTCACTGGAAGATAACCTGCCCAACACCGTTGTCGAAGCCATGGCCTGCGGAACCCCCGTCGTCGGCTTCCGAACGGGTGGCATACCGGAAATGATCGACCACGAAACAAACGGTTACCTCGCCGACGTTGGTTCGGCCCAGCAACTAGCGGATGGTCTGGCGTTCATTCTGACGCATTCGGGCCCGAATACACTACGACAAAGCGCCCGGCAATCCGCCGAAGCCCGCTTCTCGGAAGACGTAGTGGCACGGCAACATGTGGAATTATATAGCCAATTAGTGAAGTTAGGAGCGAGGAGTGAGGAGTGA
- a CDS encoding glycosyl transferase family 2 (PFAM: glycosyl transferase family 2~KEGG: fph:Fphi_1266 glycosyl transferase family protein), whose translation MPPTLSIITITYNAERFLERTIQSIVAQQATDFEYIIVDGASKDGTLDIIRRYERHVTNWISEPDRGLYDAMNKGQQRATGEYVWFMNAGDELYDSDTLGKLLAQIKLTDADVYYSDALFVHEDGSPVGLRSQITPHTLPHTLTWRDMALGMKVCHQAFVARRTIAPVYPIDNLSADLDWEIRCLKAAAKIQFSPFTLCRYLVGGLSVQQHRQSLIDRFKVLVMHFGLVQTIINHGKILWRASQFKRSS comes from the coding sequence ATGCCCCCAACTCTCTCCATCATCACCATCACCTACAATGCCGAGCGGTTTCTGGAGCGCACGATTCAGAGCATTGTGGCGCAGCAGGCTACCGATTTTGAATACATTATAGTTGATGGTGCATCCAAAGATGGTACGCTGGATATTATCAGGCGTTACGAGCGCCACGTTACCAACTGGATTTCTGAACCCGACCGCGGCCTGTACGATGCCATGAACAAAGGGCAGCAGCGGGCAACGGGCGAGTATGTGTGGTTCATGAATGCCGGAGATGAATTGTATGATTCGGACACACTCGGGAAGCTGCTCGCCCAGATCAAGTTAACAGACGCTGATGTTTATTACAGCGATGCGCTATTCGTTCATGAAGATGGCAGCCCGGTTGGGTTGCGAAGCCAGATTACGCCACATACCTTACCCCACACCCTCACCTGGCGCGATATGGCCCTCGGCATGAAAGTATGTCATCAGGCATTTGTAGCCCGACGCACGATTGCTCCGGTCTATCCGATTGATAACCTCAGCGCCGATCTGGACTGGGAGATTCGCTGTTTGAAGGCAGCCGCCAAAATTCAATTCAGCCCCTTCACGCTATGCCGGTATCTGGTGGGTGGCTTATCGGTGCAGCAGCATCGCCAGTCGCTCATTGACCGCTTTAAAGTGCTCGTAATGCACTTCGGACTGGTACAAACGATAATCAACCATGGCAAGATCCTATGGCGGGCCAGTCAGTTTAAAAGAAGTAGCTGA
- a CDS encoding 6-phosphofructokinase (KEGG: bba:Bd3384 hypothetical protein~TIGRFAM: 6-phosphofructokinase~PFAM: phosphofructokinase): protein MKRVAVFTSGGDAPGMNACIRAVVRGAVYHGIEVFGIRRGYSGMINGDIFQMTSHSVSNIVQRGGTILKSARSKEFMTPEGRAKAYEQLKKFDIEGLVAIGGNGTFTGATLFFDEYGIPTVGAPGTIDNDLYGTDHTIGFDTAVNTALEAIDKIRDTADSHDRIFFIEVMGRDSGYIAIQSGIAGGAEMVMVPEVLTPISEVVETLKSGWSRQKSSSIVVIAEGEEAGNATEIAEKIRLQVQSTIDMRVTTLGHIQRGGIPTAYDRILASRLGLGALEGLMNGEQNVMAGIINNELVYTPFRDTIRLPKPISEDLLRMVKILSV, encoded by the coding sequence ATGAAACGAGTAGCTGTTTTTACCTCGGGTGGCGACGCACCGGGTATGAACGCCTGTATCCGGGCTGTTGTTCGGGGGGCGGTCTATCACGGCATTGAAGTGTTCGGTATCCGCCGGGGGTACAGCGGAATGATAAATGGCGATATTTTTCAGATGACTTCGCACTCGGTGAGCAACATCGTACAGCGTGGAGGCACTATCCTGAAATCGGCCCGCAGCAAAGAGTTCATGACGCCGGAAGGGCGCGCAAAAGCCTACGAACAACTCAAGAAATTCGATATTGAAGGTCTGGTTGCTATTGGCGGTAACGGCACCTTTACGGGTGCTACGCTTTTCTTCGACGAATACGGTATTCCAACCGTTGGCGCACCCGGCACGATCGATAACGACCTTTACGGAACTGACCATACGATTGGCTTCGACACCGCCGTGAACACGGCCCTGGAAGCCATTGATAAAATTCGCGATACGGCCGACTCCCACGACCGTATTTTCTTCATTGAAGTGATGGGCCGCGACTCCGGTTATATCGCGATTCAGTCGGGTATTGCCGGTGGTGCTGAAATGGTAATGGTACCAGAAGTACTGACGCCAATTTCTGAAGTTGTCGAAACGCTGAAATCGGGCTGGAGCCGCCAGAAATCATCGTCCATCGTTGTCATTGCCGAAGGGGAAGAAGCCGGAAATGCGACCGAGATTGCCGAGAAAATACGCCTTCAGGTTCAATCTACCATCGATATGCGGGTTACAACCCTTGGGCACATTCAGCGCGGTGGCATTCCTACGGCTTACGACCGGATTCTGGCCAGCCGCCTGGGTCTTGGTGCCCTGGAAGGCCTGATGAATGGCGAACAGAACGTAATGGCCGGGATTATCAACAATGAGCTGGTCTATACCCCGTTCCGTGATACCATCCGCCTGCCGAAGCCAATCAGCGAGGATTTGCTCCGGATGGTGAAGATTTTATCTGTGTAA
- a CDS encoding protein of unknown function DUF218 (PFAM: protein of unknown function DUF218~KEGG: pae:PA3985 hypothetical protein) codes for MFYFFSKTITYLLTPAGWLVVALIGALLVKTARLRRQLIGLALGVFWLFGNSFLVNELALWWEYPIKPDMHAPGDSVKRVAIVLTGGMINGEREAPGKPLNRTHLARFLLGREADRIGQALYLYKTGAVQKVLISGGLGSWPFQPISLNDEGHLAGELLIIAGVRPEDIMLEGKSRNTHENARFSAPILRKHFDKAHYEYVLITSAWHMKRAIACFQKEGVQTIPFPSNFLGNRRLSGPAEWLLPDEEAFFESYYLIREFVGYITYKVVGYV; via the coding sequence ATGTTTTATTTCTTTTCCAAAACCATTACTTACCTCCTTACACCCGCTGGCTGGCTGGTAGTGGCTTTGATAGGGGCTTTGTTGGTAAAAACGGCCCGATTACGACGCCAACTTATCGGACTTGCGCTGGGCGTTTTCTGGCTATTCGGAAATTCGTTTCTTGTTAATGAACTGGCTTTATGGTGGGAATACCCGATTAAGCCCGACATGCACGCGCCCGGAGATTCCGTAAAACGAGTGGCTATTGTATTGACTGGCGGAATGATAAACGGCGAGCGGGAAGCCCCCGGCAAGCCCCTGAACCGAACACATCTGGCCCGGTTTCTACTAGGACGGGAGGCCGACCGGATAGGACAGGCATTGTACTTGTACAAAACGGGAGCTGTTCAGAAGGTGTTGATCAGCGGAGGCCTGGGCAGCTGGCCCTTTCAGCCGATAAGCCTGAACGACGAAGGGCATTTGGCCGGTGAGTTACTGATCATTGCCGGGGTTCGGCCGGAAGACATCATGCTGGAAGGTAAATCGCGGAATACGCACGAAAACGCCCGTTTTTCAGCCCCGATTTTACGCAAGCATTTTGACAAGGCCCACTACGAGTACGTCCTGATTACATCGGCCTGGCATATGAAACGGGCAATAGCCTGCTTTCAGAAAGAAGGTGTTCAGACAATTCCGTTTCCGAGTAACTTTTTGGGAAACCGACGGTTGTCCGGCCCTGCCGAGTGGCTGCTGCCCGACGAAGAAGCCTTTTTTGAATCGTACTATCTGATTCGCGAATTTGTTGGCTACATCACCTACAAGGTTGTTGGCTATGTGTAG
- a CDS encoding alkyl hydroperoxide reductase/ Thiol specific antioxidant/ Mal allergen (PFAM: alkyl hydroperoxide reductase/ Thiol specific antioxidant/ Mal allergen; Redoxin domain protein~KEGG: hypothetical protein), producing the protein MKKLLLTALFSLYLLPAIWAQSATKPIDSGFKIIGHVNGLKDTTCVLAHFFGSTQYIPKDTARVDGAGNMVFEGTKKLPEGLFIVVMPQKGYLQLLVTDDQQFSFDTDTTNIIASMKISGSKENELFYAYQQQLSKLSDQAQALTVQKKMRSDAVSAAMVNKQLSDLQKQATDYRSQFLKDNAGSFAVKLFKASAEPDVPPAPKAANGRPDSVWVFNYFKAHFWDDFDFSDERFVRSPLLQQKVERYIKELTVQVPDSLIKEADLVVNKAIAGKSTEVKYYTIYYITSQYEQPKVMGTDGLFVHMFEKYYKTGVMTVSDSSTLKSIGERVATMKPNLVGKPFVAPVISDTLRRPIAFQNMKADYTVVFFYSPTCGHCRESAPKLKKLVDDYKGKGIEVVAIAIDQSPEEWKKFVKEFKLGNAINGFDYSYRTDFRRQYDVWTTPTVYVLDKNKRIIARKLPTEQIEDFILFNKRQEAAKRTASVSAKK; encoded by the coding sequence ATGAAAAAACTCCTTTTAACGGCGCTGTTCAGCTTGTATTTACTTCCTGCCATCTGGGCGCAGTCAGCGACTAAACCAATTGACAGTGGTTTTAAAATTATAGGCCATGTGAACGGGCTTAAAGACACGACCTGCGTACTGGCTCACTTTTTTGGCTCCACTCAATACATACCCAAAGATACGGCCCGTGTAGACGGCGCCGGAAATATGGTTTTTGAGGGTACCAAGAAACTACCCGAAGGCCTGTTTATCGTCGTAATGCCCCAAAAAGGGTATCTACAACTGCTGGTTACGGACGATCAGCAGTTTTCGTTCGATACCGATACGACCAACATCATCGCCAGCATGAAGATATCGGGCTCCAAAGAGAATGAGTTATTCTACGCCTATCAGCAGCAACTTAGTAAATTATCGGATCAGGCGCAGGCGCTTACTGTGCAGAAAAAGATGCGGAGCGATGCCGTTTCGGCAGCCATGGTGAACAAACAGCTGAGCGATTTGCAGAAACAGGCTACCGACTACCGCAGCCAGTTTCTGAAAGACAACGCGGGTTCATTTGCCGTTAAGCTATTCAAAGCTTCTGCCGAACCCGACGTGCCACCTGCACCAAAGGCCGCGAATGGACGCCCCGATTCCGTTTGGGTGTTCAATTATTTCAAGGCGCACTTCTGGGACGATTTCGACTTCTCCGACGAGCGTTTTGTTCGGTCACCTCTGTTGCAGCAGAAAGTAGAACGTTATATCAAAGAGCTAACTGTTCAGGTGCCGGATTCTCTCATCAAAGAGGCCGATCTGGTCGTTAACAAGGCAATAGCGGGCAAAAGCACCGAGGTAAAATACTACACGATCTATTACATCACGAGCCAGTATGAGCAACCCAAGGTAATGGGAACAGACGGCTTGTTTGTACACATGTTCGAAAAGTATTACAAAACGGGCGTTATGACGGTTTCCGATTCATCGACCCTCAAAAGTATCGGCGAGCGGGTAGCCACCATGAAGCCCAATCTAGTCGGCAAACCATTCGTTGCCCCCGTCATTAGCGATACCCTCCGTCGGCCAATTGCTTTCCAGAACATGAAAGCAGATTACACCGTTGTCTTTTTCTATTCGCCAACCTGCGGTCATTGCCGTGAAAGCGCACCGAAACTGAAGAAACTGGTGGACGACTACAAAGGGAAAGGCATAGAAGTCGTAGCCATCGCCATAGATCAAAGTCCCGAAGAGTGGAAGAAGTTCGTTAAAGAGTTCAAGCTGGGTAATGCTATCAACGGCTTCGATTATAGCTATCGCACCGATTTCCGGCGGCAGTATGATGTCTGGACAACACCAACGGTTTACGTACTTGATAAGAACAAACGAATCATTGCCCGTAAGCTTCCTACCGAGCAAATCGAAGATTTCAT